From one Bacteroidota bacterium genomic stretch:
- a CDS encoding outer membrane protein transport protein: MKNKLITGIAAFLISATAHAQTDADILRFSMLNYGSTARSLGMGNSFGALGADFSTLAINPAGIALYRKSEFSVSPLFSNRNINSEYIKNNTSDNYFKFAFGNLGMVWAGSRDKESSPWKGFAFGIGYNKTNDFSSRYIAEAGNAKNSLLDNYMEQLNGVDPDDIPSFYPFDIDLAWQTYLIDTIDDAGTPYYYSALPFAGALQRKTVETRGGQGEWDFTFGGNYEDMFFFGLTLGVTTLRYFEESTWEERDDQDTIPYFESYQYNQTLETSGSGINVKAGFIFKPADAFRLGLAIHSPTWHSLVDEYSTSIKTDLEDGVIRDYTGPVFVPFDYNITTPFRVITSMGIIIGKQMAFNVDYEFLDYSQGRIRPVNRSFASDFTPVNKAMRSKYTASHNLRAGLEWRFEQLRFRAGGYYSTSPFESALRISDDTDLSRYGITGGLGFREKKYYVDLAYAWSKSGSYLLPYSLNNQTTEGITFSQTDNRVLITVGFLF, from the coding sequence ATGAAAAATAAATTAATCACCGGAATAGCTGCTTTTCTAATCTCCGCAACTGCCCATGCACAAACAGATGCGGATATTTTACGATTCAGTATGTTAAATTATGGTAGCACCGCTCGTTCATTGGGAATGGGAAATTCCTTTGGTGCCCTTGGTGCAGACTTCAGTACATTAGCCATCAATCCTGCGGGAATTGCTTTATACAGAAAATCAGAATTTAGTGTGAGTCCACTTTTTTCAAACCGGAACATAAATTCGGAATACATAAAGAATAATACCAGCGACAACTATTTCAAATTTGCATTTGGTAATTTGGGTATGGTTTGGGCAGGTAGTCGCGATAAGGAATCATCACCATGGAAAGGATTTGCATTTGGAATCGGTTACAATAAAACGAATGATTTTTCTTCCCGATACATCGCCGAAGCAGGAAACGCAAAAAACTCCCTTCTCGATAACTATATGGAACAACTGAATGGTGTTGATCCGGATGATATCCCTTCTTTCTACCCTTTTGACATTGATCTGGCCTGGCAAACTTATCTCATAGATACTATTGATGATGCAGGAACACCTTACTATTATTCTGCGCTACCCTTTGCCGGAGCTTTGCAACGGAAAACAGTGGAGACCAGAGGCGGCCAGGGCGAGTGGGATTTTACTTTCGGAGGAAATTACGAGGACATGTTTTTCTTCGGACTTACTCTGGGTGTAACAACGCTTCGCTACTTTGAAGAGAGCACCTGGGAAGAAAGAGATGATCAGGATACAATTCCCTACTTTGAAAGCTACCAATACAATCAAACACTTGAAACAAGTGGCAGTGGAATAAATGTTAAAGCAGGTTTCATTTTTAAACCTGCGGATGCCTTTCGTTTAGGGTTGGCGATACATTCACCGACCTGGCATTCGCTGGTTGACGAGTATTCTACCTCAATAAAAACTGACTTAGAGGATGGAGTAATACGCGACTATACCGGTCCTGTATTTGTTCCTTTTGATTATAATATTACGACGCCATTCCGTGTTATCACCAGTATGGGCATTATAATCGGAAAACAAATGGCATTCAATGTCGATTATGAATTCCTTGACTATAGTCAGGGAAGGATTCGTCCGGTAAATAGAAGCTTTGCTTCTGACTTCACTCCCGTCAATAAAGCAATGCGTTCCAAATACACCGCCTCTCATAATTTAAGGGCCGGATTAGAGTGGAGATTTGAACAACTTCGTTTCAGAGCCGGAGGATACTATTCCACCTCACCATTTGAATCTGCATTAAGAATATCAGACGATACAGACTTAAGTCGTTACGGCATTACCGGGGGATTGGGGTTTAGAGAGAAAAAATATTATGTAGATCTGGCTTATGCATGGTCAAAATCCGGTTCCTACTTACTTCCTTACTCTCTGAACAATCAAACCACTGAAGGAATCACATTCAGTCAGACAGATAACAGAGTCCTGATAACCGTAGGATTCTTATTCTAA
- a CDS encoding proline--tRNA ligase, translating to MSEQLTSRNENYSQWYQDLVIKADLAENSAVRGCMVIKPYGYAIWERMQQDLDKRFKDTGHVNAYFPLFIPKSFFSKEASHVEGFAKECAVVTHYRLKNDPNGGGIIVDEDAKLEEELIVRPTSETIIWNTYRGWIQSYRDLPILINQWANVVRWEMRTRLFLRTAEFLWQEGHTAHATAEEAIAETNQMLDVYAQFAEEILAIPVIKGSKTANERFAGALDTLCIEALMQDGKALQAGTSHFLGQNFAKAFDVKFTNKEGKQDFVWATSWGVSTRLMGALIMSHSDDSGLVLPPRLAPIQVVIVPIYKNAEQLEQINAFVEPLKKSLQVKGISVKYDNRDTHKPGWKFAEYELKGVPVRVAIGPRDMENGTVEVARRDTKEKAVYQIMDLDVKIDHLLSQIQDNIYKKAMTFRDENTFRADSWEEFNKILDEKGGFIYAHWDGTSETELKIKEMTKATIRCIPLNNKMEAGKCILTGNPSTQRVVFARAY from the coding sequence ATGAGTGAACAACTAACGTCGAGAAATGAAAATTATTCCCAGTGGTACCAGGACCTGGTGATCAAGGCTGATCTGGCTGAAAACTCAGCTGTGAGAGGGTGTATGGTGATAAAACCCTATGGTTATGCCATTTGGGAACGTATGCAGCAAGACCTGGATAAGCGATTTAAAGATACCGGGCATGTGAATGCCTACTTTCCGCTCTTCATCCCAAAATCATTTTTCTCCAAAGAAGCCAGCCATGTGGAGGGCTTTGCGAAGGAATGTGCTGTCGTAACGCATTACCGGTTGAAGAACGATCCTAACGGTGGTGGAATTATTGTAGATGAAGATGCGAAACTGGAAGAAGAACTCATCGTGCGTCCAACTTCTGAAACCATCATCTGGAATACTTACCGCGGCTGGATTCAGTCTTACCGGGATTTACCTATTTTGATCAACCAATGGGCAAATGTGGTGCGTTGGGAAATGCGTACCCGATTGTTCCTTCGTACTGCCGAATTTCTCTGGCAGGAAGGCCATACTGCTCATGCCACGGCAGAAGAAGCAATTGCCGAAACGAATCAGATGCTCGATGTTTATGCGCAGTTTGCTGAAGAAATCCTCGCCATTCCGGTGATTAAAGGGTCAAAAACAGCAAATGAGCGTTTTGCAGGAGCACTCGATACCTTGTGTATTGAGGCGCTGATGCAGGATGGAAAGGCCTTACAGGCAGGTACTTCTCACTTTCTGGGTCAGAATTTCGCAAAAGCTTTTGACGTGAAGTTTACCAATAAGGAGGGGAAACAGGATTTTGTTTGGGCCACTTCCTGGGGTGTCTCTACCCGATTGATGGGAGCACTTATTATGTCGCATAGCGATGATAGTGGTTTGGTTCTTCCTCCTCGTTTGGCTCCCATCCAGGTGGTGATTGTTCCGATTTATAAAAATGCGGAACAATTGGAGCAAATAAATGCTTTCGTCGAGCCTTTGAAGAAGTCGCTCCAGGTGAAGGGTATCAGTGTGAAATATGATAACAGAGATACCCATAAACCGGGATGGAAGTTTGCTGAATATGAACTCAAAGGTGTTCCTGTTCGTGTCGCCATAGGACCAAGAGATATGGAAAATGGTACGGTGGAAGTAGCACGTCGCGATACAAAGGAAAAAGCGGTGTATCAGATTATGGATCTGGATGTGAAAATAGATCATTTGCTCAGCCAGATTCAGGATAATATTTATAAAAAGGCCATGACGTTCCGTGATGAAAATACCTTCCGTGCCGATTCATGGGAAGAGTTTAACAAAATTCTTGATGAGAAAGGTGGATTCATCTATGCCCATTGGGATGGTACTTCCGAAACGGAGTTAAAGATTAAGGAAATGACAAAGGCTACTATCCGCTGCATTCCTTTAAATAATAAAATGGAAGCCGGTAAATGTATTCTTACCGGTAATCCTTCTACTCAAAGAGTAGTTTTTGCCAGAGCCTATTAG
- a CDS encoding tetratricopeptide repeat protein — protein sequence MDPKNPEVYNLLGDLYSELNNGTMAATNYNKALDIDKNQVKALLHKGQLYKRSTNYDGAKIEFENTLKINPNFAPAYRELGEVYFKQRQIEKAKENYKKYLELSKNNTMARLRYAFFLHESDDNPSAQAEINIITRVDSTNLYMMRIMSYVAYEVNLNDTALKTIAKVFELTETDTSRRIGRDYAYYGKALAKAGNDSLGTDYLFRAIAFDQKNGDLYDDLGKMAMKAKKYDVAAKAYQDKIANVSKVTSGDFFSWGRALYSAKMYTEADSAFSKVTELSPTWPNGYLYRGRANGQLDSSFTSLSAVPHYQKYIDLISADSANVVKFGKELIEANSYIAFAYLKQKDCDNSLIYWKNVLALDPKIQQAIDAIKIIKESKDCK from the coding sequence ATGGATCCCAAAAATCCGGAAGTATATAACTTGCTAGGCGACCTGTATTCTGAATTAAACAATGGCACTATGGCAGCGACGAACTACAACAAAGCGCTGGACATAGATAAAAATCAGGTAAAAGCATTATTACATAAAGGACAACTTTATAAACGTTCTACCAACTACGATGGTGCAAAAATTGAGTTTGAAAATACACTGAAAATCAACCCCAATTTTGCCCCTGCCTACCGTGAATTGGGAGAAGTATATTTTAAGCAACGGCAGATTGAGAAAGCAAAGGAAAACTATAAAAAGTACCTTGAACTTTCTAAAAACAATACCATGGCCCGTTTGCGCTATGCTTTTTTCCTTCACGAAAGCGATGATAATCCAAGTGCACAAGCAGAAATTAATATTATTACCCGTGTTGACTCCACCAATCTTTATATGATGCGCATCATGTCCTATGTGGCTTATGAAGTTAACCTTAATGACACTGCATTGAAAACCATTGCCAAGGTATTTGAACTTACTGAAACAGATACCAGCAGACGTATCGGAAGAGATTATGCCTACTATGGTAAAGCACTGGCGAAAGCAGGTAATGACTCTTTAGGAACTGATTATCTTTTCAGAGCAATTGCCTTTGATCAGAAAAATGGCGATTTATACGATGACCTGGGAAAGATGGCGATGAAAGCGAAAAAATATGATGTTGCTGCAAAAGCATATCAGGATAAAATAGCAAATGTCAGCAAGGTTACCAGCGGTGACTTCTTCAGCTGGGGACGAGCGTTGTACTCTGCAAAAATGTATACAGAAGCCGACAGTGCTTTCAGTAAAGTGACCGAGCTAAGCCCAACCTGGCCCAATGGTTACCTCTATCGTGGTCGTGCCAACGGACAACTGGACTCTTCTTTTACTTCTCTTTCTGCCGTGCCACATTATCAAAAATATATTGATCTGATATCAGCCGATTCTGCTAATGTTGTTAAGTTTGGCAAGGAACTCATTGAAGCCAATAGTTATATCGCGTTTGCCTATCTCAAACAAAAAGACTGCGACAATTCATTAATTTATTGGAAAAATGTTCTCGCGCTTGATCCGAAAATTCAGCAAGCCATCGATGCCATAAAAATTATTAAAGAATCCAAAGATTGTAAGTAA
- a CDS encoding substrate-binding domain-containing protein, whose amino-acid sequence MKNTIIPLMLFGIFFSCGTDFNKPYSDTPTSGNVKIAGDETLEPLLDATADTFMGLYRYAKLNVTYKSESACFADLLNDSVKVILATRKLNSKEEDFFKSKQLIPLTTTVAIDALALIVNRENADTLLQLDQLKQILTGKMSDWKDIHPNSTLGKLSFVFDNNGSSTVRFLSDSLMNGSMNFPDFCFAVKSNAQVIDYVEQNKNAIGVIGVNWISDRDDPKMLSFSKRINVVWISTVKDPVYPDNYFGPFQAYMYTGDYPLKREVYMINREGRNGLGTGFVSFFAGEQGQRIVRLSGLLPSSPYTRDIKLN is encoded by the coding sequence ATGAAAAATACAATTATCCCTCTAATGCTGTTTGGTATTTTTTTTTCCTGTGGCACTGATTTCAACAAGCCCTACAGCGACACCCCTACTTCCGGTAACGTTAAAATTGCCGGCGATGAAACGTTAGAACCCTTATTGGATGCCACCGCAGATACCTTTATGGGATTATATCGCTATGCCAAATTAAATGTGACTTACAAATCGGAGTCCGCTTGCTTTGCTGATTTGCTGAATGATTCCGTAAAAGTTATTCTCGCTACCCGAAAATTAAATTCAAAAGAAGAAGACTTTTTCAAATCAAAACAACTCATCCCCCTCACCACGACAGTAGCCATTGACGCGCTTGCGCTGATTGTCAACCGGGAAAATGCGGACACGCTACTGCAACTGGATCAATTGAAGCAAATCCTAACCGGAAAAATGAGTGATTGGAAAGACATTCATCCCAATTCAACATTAGGGAAATTGAGTTTCGTATTTGACAACAACGGATCTTCTACTGTTCGGTTTCTAAGTGATAGCTTAATGAACGGCAGTATGAATTTTCCTGATTTTTGTTTTGCCGTAAAATCGAATGCTCAAGTCATCGACTACGTAGAACAAAACAAAAATGCCATTGGGGTGATAGGAGTAAATTGGATCAGTGACAGAGATGATCCTAAGATGCTTAGCTTTAGCAAACGCATCAATGTCGTATGGATCAGCACTGTAAAAGACCCTGTTTATCCGGATAATTATTTTGGTCCCTTTCAAGCCTATATGTATACAGGTGATTACCCACTCAAGCGTGAAGTTTACATGATCAACCGTGAGGGCAGGAACGGACTTGGCACAGGCTTTGTCTCCTTCTTCGCCGGCGAACAAGGACAACGCATTGTAAGACTATCCGGCCTCTTGCCATCATCGCCTTATACCAGAGATATTAAATTAAATTAA
- a CDS encoding TonB family protein has protein sequence MFEPAWDDAINSERNELVFENRNKEFGAYPIRKSYTRTISRALGISLLFFTVLISLPVVVRLISGYEVEKSDKPVEVTVELKEPPPIDENEPPPPPPPPPPPTIETVKFTPPVVVDREIEDEDQPPPQEELSETNVGVVTQEGDDNATELPPEEPVADPDAGKVFTYVEEQPTFPGGEASMYEYLQKNIKYPPLARENGITGRVYMTFVVGPDGDIREVKVLRGIGAGCDEEAIRVVKSMPKWKPGKQNGRSVNVQFNMPINFTLK, from the coding sequence ATGTTTGAACCCGCCTGGGATGATGCCATTAATTCTGAAAGGAATGAATTGGTGTTTGAAAACCGAAACAAAGAATTCGGCGCCTATCCTATTCGCAAGAGTTATACCCGTACCATATCGAGAGCTCTTGGTATTTCGCTGCTGTTTTTTACGGTCTTGATCAGCTTACCTGTTGTTGTGAGATTAATTAGTGGATATGAGGTAGAAAAGAGCGATAAACCGGTAGAAGTGACTGTAGAATTAAAGGAACCACCTCCTATTGATGAAAACGAACCGCCACCACCGCCTCCTCCTCCTCCACCACCCACTATCGAGACTGTGAAATTTACACCTCCCGTAGTAGTAGACAGAGAGATTGAAGATGAAGACCAACCACCTCCACAGGAAGAACTGAGTGAAACTAACGTTGGTGTAGTAACGCAGGAAGGCGATGATAATGCCACAGAACTGCCTCCTGAAGAACCGGTAGCAGATCCGGATGCAGGAAAAGTATTTACATACGTAGAAGAACAACCTACTTTTCCCGGTGGTGAAGCTTCGATGTATGAGTATTTGCAAAAAAATATTAAATATCCTCCTCTTGCACGTGAAAATGGAATCACCGGTCGTGTATATATGACGTTTGTGGTAGGACCGGATGGAGATATTCGCGAAGTAAAAGTGCTTCGAGGTATTGGCGCCGGATGTGATGAAGAAGCCATTCGTGTTGTAAAATCAATGCCTAAGTGGAAACCCGGTAAGCAGAACGGACGATCCGTAAACGTTCAGTTCAATATGCCGATCAATTTTACTTTAAAATAG
- a CDS encoding biopolymer transporter ExbD: MAEVQSNEQDSGKKGGKHKKVRAKKQSTHIDMTPMVDLAFLLLTFFMMTTTFGKPKTMEINMPVKPENETKTEVNNAVTVLLSGDNNIYWYFGELKPETTLTPTNYSNDGLRKVFLDYNKYAFDKIMQLRKEGVANNVADTTLKRLEVDVKGEKKALMVLVKADDKASYKNVVDVLDELNITMVGKYAIVDLAQQEFEMINKLNPAK, encoded by the coding sequence ATGGCAGAAGTACAAAGCAACGAACAGGACTCCGGGAAGAAAGGGGGGAAACATAAAAAAGTCAGAGCTAAAAAGCAGAGTACGCACATCGATATGACTCCGATGGTGGATCTGGCCTTCCTGCTCCTGACGTTTTTCATGATGACCACTACCTTTGGTAAGCCAAAGACCATGGAGATCAATATGCCCGTGAAGCCTGAGAATGAAACTAAAACAGAAGTGAATAACGCGGTAACTGTTTTGCTCAGTGGTGATAATAATATCTACTGGTATTTTGGAGAATTAAAACCGGAAACTACACTTACGCCTACCAATTATTCAAATGATGGCCTGCGAAAGGTGTTTTTGGACTACAACAAATATGCGTTTGATAAAATCATGCAACTTCGCAAAGAGGGGGTAGCCAACAACGTTGCGGATACCACCTTAAAGCGATTAGAAGTAGATGTGAAGGGAGAAAAAAAGGCGCTCATGGTGCTGGTGAAAGCGGACGACAAAGCTTCCTATAAAAATGTAGTGGATGTTTTAGACGAACTCAATATCACCATGGTAGGCAAATATGCGATTGTTGATTTAGCACAGCAGGAATTTGAAATGATTAACAAACTCAACCCGGCAAAATAA
- a CDS encoding biopolymer transporter ExbD, protein MPKVKMPKKGPSLDMTPMVDLAFLLVTFFMLTTQFRPDEPVIIDSPTSISEKILPEKVMVVSIDKQNRIFFNLEGKELRKSMLEQMGNKYDVKFEDNDLKRFSVMTTFGMTVQQLKQYLPLNEEKRKDFMKQSQGIPFDSLNNQLGDWIRFGRLADAQINGEKDRDKQMRFAIKGDAEANYTSVKRVIDIFQEMKVNRFNLITSLEDNPNQ, encoded by the coding sequence ATGCCTAAAGTGAAGATGCCAAAAAAGGGTCCATCCCTCGACATGACGCCGATGGTGGATCTGGCCTTCCTCCTGGTGACGTTCTTCATGCTCACCACCCAGTTTCGCCCGGACGAGCCTGTTATTATTGATTCACCAACCTCCATTTCGGAAAAAATTCTTCCTGAAAAAGTAATGGTTGTCAGTATCGATAAACAGAACCGTATCTTTTTTAATCTGGAAGGCAAGGAACTCCGGAAAAGTATGCTGGAGCAAATGGGTAATAAATATGACGTGAAGTTCGAAGATAACGATTTAAAGAGGTTTTCAGTAATGACCACCTTTGGAATGACTGTTCAACAATTAAAACAGTACCTTCCATTAAACGAGGAAAAACGCAAAGATTTCATGAAGCAAAGTCAGGGAATTCCATTTGACTCACTTAATAATCAACTGGGCGATTGGATTCGCTTTGGTCGATTAGCTGATGCACAAATCAATGGTGAGAAAGACAGGGATAAACAGATGCGATTTGCCATTAAAGGAGATGCTGAAGCTAATTATACCTCTGTTAAACGCGTTATCGATATATTCCAGGAAATGAAGGTGAATCGCTTCAATTTGATTACCTCATTAGAAGATAACCCTAACCAATAA
- a CDS encoding MotA/TolQ/ExbB proton channel family protein produces MLAAIVIPAASILSWIIFKFILGSPGNFQDNNPDLNPLPGNYLGMMYKGGFIVPILMALLVIVITFVIERFATVAKSKGSGNIDSFVHKVRAALSKGDIDGARKECERQKGSIAAVVSAGLNTYKQMEAEKGLDKEHKIAAIQKEIEEATTLELPMLSKNLIIISTIASIATLMGLLGTVIGMIRAFAALAQAGAPDAIALATGISEALINTGLGIGTSAIAIIFYNYFTNKIDSITYGIDEAGYSIVQTFTTRN; encoded by the coding sequence ATGCTGGCCGCCATTGTGATTCCGGCCGCCTCAATTCTCTCGTGGATCATTTTCAAGTTTATTCTGGGAAGTCCGGGTAATTTCCAGGACAACAATCCAGACCTGAATCCACTACCAGGCAACTATTTGGGAATGATGTACAAAGGTGGATTTATTGTACCAATTCTTATGGCTCTTTTAGTCATTGTTATCACGTTTGTAATTGAGCGTTTTGCAACTGTTGCCAAATCAAAAGGTAGTGGAAACATCGACAGTTTTGTACACAAGGTTCGTGCAGCTCTTAGCAAAGGAGATATTGATGGTGCAAGAAAGGAATGTGAACGTCAGAAAGGTTCCATTGCTGCGGTTGTCAGTGCAGGTCTAAACACCTATAAACAGATGGAGGCTGAGAAAGGGCTGGATAAAGAGCATAAGATAGCGGCCATTCAAAAAGAAATTGAAGAGGCTACTACACTTGAACTCCCCATGCTTTCCAAAAACCTGATCATCATCTCTACTATTGCTTCTATTGCCACCCTGATGGGACTGCTTGGAACAGTAATCGGTATGATTCGTGCGTTCGCAGCACTTGCGCAAGCCGGAGCTCCGGATGCGATAGCGTTAGCAACAGGTATCTCTGAAGCCCTGATCAATACCGGTCTCGGAATCGGTACTTCTGCTATTGCAATTATCTTTTACAACTACTTCACTAATAAAATTGATTCAATTACTTATGGAATTGATGAAGCCGGATACTCTATTGTCCAGACTTTCACTACCCGTAACTAA
- a CDS encoding YajQ family cyclic di-GMP-binding protein yields the protein MPSFDIVNEIDLQKLDNAINVAIKEISSRYDFHGSKTEVELDKKTFIINVLTENDMRVKAIQDILISRMMKQGIDAQGLDFGKEHYASGNMLRKEVTVKKGIDKETAKKIVKIIKDSGLKVQASIMDDQLRVTGKKLDDLQASMSSVKAANIGIPLQFTNFRN from the coding sequence ATGCCCTCCTTCGATATTGTAAACGAAATCGACCTTCAGAAACTTGATAATGCCATCAATGTTGCCATCAAGGAAATCTCATCCCGATATGACTTTCATGGCTCTAAAACCGAGGTCGAACTTGACAAAAAGACATTCATCATCAATGTTTTAACAGAAAACGACATGCGGGTGAAAGCCATTCAGGACATCCTGATTTCACGAATGATGAAGCAAGGCATTGATGCTCAGGGCTTAGATTTCGGAAAAGAACATTATGCCAGTGGAAACATGCTCAGAAAAGAAGTGACTGTGAAAAAGGGAATCGATAAAGAAACTGCAAAAAAAATTGTTAAAATCATAAAAGACAGTGGCTTAAAGGTACAAGCCTCCATTATGGACGATCAATTAAGAGTCACAGGAAAGAAGCTGGATGATCTTCAGGCCTCGATGTCTTCCGTCAAAGCCGCCAATATTGGGATTCCATTACAATTTACAAATTTTAGAAACTGA
- a CDS encoding T9SS type A sorting domain-containing protein: MRLLFLSVLFLSLTALAHSQTNPFLFLDQRPKVVVNSDTLDFPWTGGFNSIMPVEVDFNGDNILDIFFFDRVGNRVSTFLNNGSASAFPYSYAPSYASLLPPLQDWVRSVDYDCDGDMDLFTYSNSAMLVWRNDYSSGSGLQFSISNNQINSWYGTFYNPIFVSQVNMPAIVDVDGDSDLDIITFANSSNYLEYHKNYAMDSLGTCNGFLFTLEPYCWGYFKLSGLTNIGLLNQNCRSGNLVGDSAEVSKSRHSGSVLTPLDQDCDGDVDLLNGDILGENMLFLLNGGTPDSAFIVSQDSAFPVYDVQVNMQNLPAAYYLDMDNDGLKDMLVSPFATVGEDFNNIHFYKNTSNNCSNVFDFVKPRLFSEETIDLGTASNVVFFDIDKDGLTDIISGNDFYYNPDPNLAFSKLAWFKNIGTTTQPVFTLVTDDWLGLSGITQYGLFPAFGDLDGDNDEDLLLGNADGTLIYYQNTAGPGLACNFVFASPQYQSIDIGNNSAPQIIDVNRDGKNDLLIGERSGVVNYFENTGTASAPIYNLNTANFGGVNVLQPGAVAGYSAPLLFDNGSGYELLVGSDKGAIYHFTNIDGNLTGNFTLSDSLFQGIQELKRVTLSKADIDGDSKYDLLTGCNAGGFRLYSQYTSSSISQIELPQNFTIHPNPAGDFCRIQINGDSINRKGVLSVSDISGKMVKTLEITSGLVQLNTSDLTSGMYLVHFNNGFGVTVQKLIKQ; encoded by the coding sequence ATGCGATTATTATTCCTCTCAGTACTTTTTCTGAGTTTGACTGCTCTTGCTCATTCACAAACCAATCCCTTTCTTTTTCTCGACCAACGTCCTAAAGTTGTTGTCAACAGCGATACACTTGATTTTCCCTGGACTGGCGGATTCAATAGTATTATGCCTGTAGAAGTAGATTTTAATGGAGATAATATTCTGGATATTTTCTTTTTTGATAGAGTAGGAAATCGAGTGTCCACCTTTTTGAATAACGGAAGTGCAAGTGCCTTCCCTTATAGTTATGCTCCATCTTATGCCTCTCTCTTGCCTCCTTTACAGGATTGGGTACGCTCTGTTGATTATGACTGTGACGGCGACATGGATTTATTCACCTATTCTAACTCAGCAATGCTTGTCTGGAGAAATGATTATTCATCCGGTTCAGGACTGCAATTTTCAATTTCTAATAATCAGATCAATTCCTGGTATGGTACTTTTTATAATCCGATTTTTGTGAGTCAGGTAAATATGCCGGCCATTGTAGATGTAGATGGTGACAGTGATCTGGACATTATCACCTTTGCGAATTCAAGTAATTACCTGGAGTATCATAAAAATTATGCAATGGATTCATTGGGAACCTGCAATGGATTTCTGTTTACACTTGAACCTTATTGCTGGGGATATTTTAAACTCAGCGGCTTAACAAATATCGGTTTACTGAATCAGAATTGCAGATCCGGTAACCTGGTAGGTGATAGTGCAGAAGTTTCGAAAAGCAGACATTCCGGTTCCGTGCTTACTCCGCTTGATCAGGATTGTGACGGAGATGTTGATTTGTTGAATGGGGATATTCTTGGAGAAAACATGTTGTTTTTATTGAATGGTGGTACTCCGGACTCTGCCTTTATAGTTTCACAAGACTCCGCTTTCCCGGTCTATGATGTGCAGGTTAATATGCAGAATCTTCCTGCTGCCTATTATCTGGATATGGATAATGACGGATTAAAAGATATGCTGGTGAGTCCTTTTGCTACAGTAGGAGAGGATTTTAATAATATTCATTTTTACAAGAATACTTCCAACAATTGCAGTAATGTATTTGACTTTGTTAAACCTCGTTTGTTTTCGGAAGAAACCATTGATTTGGGAACAGCTTCAAATGTTGTATTTTTTGATATCGATAAAGATGGGTTAACGGATATTATTTCAGGCAATGATTTTTACTACAATCCTGATCCAAACCTCGCCTTTTCAAAACTCGCATGGTTTAAAAATATCGGAACAACAACGCAGCCTGTGTTTACATTGGTTACTGATGATTGGTTAGGTTTATCAGGAATTACCCAGTACGGACTCTTTCCTGCTTTTGGTGATCTCGATGGCGACAATGACGAAGATCTACTGTTGGGCAACGCGGATGGCACTTTAATTTACTATCAGAACACAGCCGGTCCTGGCCTTGCCTGTAACTTTGTTTTTGCCTCTCCCCAGTATCAGAGTATTGATATCGGAAACAATAGTGCGCCTCAAATCATTGATGTGAACCGGGATGGGAAAAACGATTTACTCATTGGCGAAAGAAGTGGCGTGGTAAATTATTTTGAAAATACCGGTACGGCATCCGCACCAATTTATAATCTGAATACCGCAAATTTTGGCGGAGTGAATGTGTTGCAGCCCGGTGCAGTAGCCGGATATAGTGCTCCCCTCCTGTTTGATAATGGGAGTGGTTATGAATTATTGGTGGGTTCTGATAAAGGTGCAATTTATCATTTCACTAACATAGATGGGAACCTCACCGGAAATTTTACATTGTCGGATTCTCTTTTCCAGGGTATACAGGAGCTCAAAAGAGTTACACTCAGCAAGGCAGATATTGATGGCGATTCAAAATACGATTTATTGACCGGTTGTAATGCCGGTGGATTTCGCCTCTATTCTCAGTATACATCCTCTTCCATCAGTCAAATCGAACTACCGCAAAATTTTACCATTCATCCGAATCCTGCGGGCGACTTTTGCCGTATACAAATTAACGGTGATAGTATAAACCGAAAGGGCGTTTTAAGCGTTAGTGATATTAGTGGCAAAATGGTCAAGACGCTTGAAATAACTTCCGGATTAGTGCAACTAAATACAAGTGATCTTACGTCAGGGATGTATCTGGTACATTTCAATAATGGCTTTGGTGTAACAGTTCAAAAACTTATTAAACAATGA